From one Lotus japonicus ecotype B-129 chromosome 3, LjGifu_v1.2 genomic stretch:
- the LOC130745107 gene encoding uncharacterized protein LOC130745107, with amino-acid sequence MDEAWRKIAFDHDAFLRALSAEDDAQGHNYIRSVWKPPPQGSIKLNTDGSWKQGSNQVGGGGLFRGPDGVWVRGFVSLDTGDNAFLAEVRALRDGLHIAWAQGYKDIIVEMDCKEVLKELTNTASHSFCPMLGEIASLLRQQWKVHVQWIPRDCNMAADCLAHIGGTASSSGLHILERPPVEVEPFILRDSFSCL; translated from the coding sequence ATGGATGAGGCATGGCGTAAAATAGCTTTCGACCACGATGCTTTTTTAAGAGCATTGTCTGCAGAGGATGATGCACAGGGACATAATTACATCAGGTCAGTATGGAAACCTCCTCCGCAAGGGAGTATAAAACTGAATACGGATGGAAGTTGGAAGCAAGGTAGCAATCAGGTGGGGGGAGGTGGACTTTTCCGTGGCCCAGATGGAGTTTGGGTTCGCGGCTTTGTGTCTTTGGATACCGGGGACAACGCATTCCTGGCCGAGGTTAGAGCTCTTCGAGATGGTCTTCACATAGCTTGGGCACAGGGATACAAAGACATCATTGTAGAAATGGATTGCAAGGAGGTTCTGAAAGAGCTAACCAACACAGCTAGCCACAGTTTTTGCCCTATGTTAGGTGAGATAGCCTCTTTACTAAGACAACAGTGGAAGGTGCATGTGCAATGGATTCCCAGGGATTGTAATATGGCAGCCGATTGTTTGGCGCATATAGGTGGGACAGCTAGTTCTAGTGGTTTACACATTCTTGAGAGACCCCCGGTGGAAGTTGAACCTTTCATCTTGAGGGACTCGTTTTCTTGCTTGTAG
- the LOC130747904 gene encoding uncharacterized GPI-anchored protein At1g61900, giving the protein MGCFQDVNCHRGSLCCQLILFFTWLPTFLDVTAQAEPRRISSLVELAKEPTSGESGLFDPIEISPAVIPKFPHPSESFPPMYPIFPSKYEPVLTGKCPVNFSESEISNMLDKTASDCSAPLASLVGNVICCPQFSSLIHIFQGFISMKSNNLVLPNEAADPCFSDIISILASRGANSSIPTLCSVKSSNLTGGSCPVKDDSTFEKIVNTSKLLEACSTVDQLKECCRPICQHAITDAALQISGRQMMINNNENVAQEVNYTDYLNDCKGVVYSYLSKKLSFEAANTAFRILSSCKVNKVCPLTFKEPSEVIAACRNVAAPSPSCCSSLNTYIAGIQKQMLITNKQAIICASLFGSMLRVGGVMTNIYELCDVDLKDFSIQAYGQQGCLLRSLPADVVFDNSSGFSFTCDLSDNIAAPWPSSTSITSMSLCAPEMSLPALPTSQTLKNIGCNSAGVGFLVIIFSFFICSTLLY; this is encoded by the exons ATGGGCTGCTTTCAGGATGTTAATTGTCATAGAG GTTCTTTGTGCTGTCAGTTAATTCTATTTTTCACCTGGCTTCCTACTTTCCTAGATGTTACAGCACAAGCTGAACCTAGGCGAATTTCTTCCCTGGTAGAGTTAGCTAAGGAACCTACTTCTGGAGAATCTGGACTTTTTGACCCCATAGAAATATCGCCTGCTGTCATACCAAAATTCCCACATCCCAGCGAGTCTTTTCCTCCAATGTATCCTATTTTCCCAAGCAAATATGAACCAGTTTTAACTGGTAAATGCCCTGTAAACTTTTCAGAATCAGAAATATCAAATATGCTTGATAAAACAGCATCTGATTGCTCTGCACCCTTGGCATCCCTTGTAGGGAATGTAATATGTTGTCCACAGTTTAGTAGCTTAATCCACATCTTCCAGGGTTTTATTAGCATGAAATCCAATAATTTGGTTTTGCCAAATGAAGCCGCTGATCCTTGTTTTTCTGATATCATTAGTATCCTAGCTAGTAGAGGGGCAAATAGTTCGATCCCCACACTTTGCTCTGTAAAATCATCTAATTTGACAGGCGGATCATGTCCTGTGAAGGATGATtctacttttgaaaaaatagtcAACACAAGTAAATTACTCGAGGCTTGCAGCACTGTTGATCAACTTAAAGAGTGTTGTAGACCTATTTGCCAGCATGCAATAACAGATGCAGCACTTCAGATTTCTGGAAGACAAATGATGATCAATAATAACGAAAATGTAGCTCAAGAAGTGAATTATACTGATTATCTCAATGATTGTAAAGGTGTGGTCTATTCATATCTTTCCAAGAAACTATCATTTGAAGCTGCAAATACTGCATTCCGAATACTATCTTCTTGCAAAGTCAACAAAG TTTGTCCTTTGACTTTTAAGGAGCCTTCAGAAGTGATTGCTGCATGTCGGAATGTAGCTGCCCCTAGCCCTTCCTGCTGTAGTTCATTAAACACATATATTGCTGGGATACAAAAACAAATGCTAATTACAAACAAACAGGCTATAATATGTGCGTCACTTTTTGGTTCTATGTTACGTGTAGGTGGAGTTATGACAAATATTTATGAGCTTTGTGACGTTGATTTGAAAGATTTCAGCATACAAG CATATGGACAACAAG GTTGCCTACTTCGAAGCTTGCCTGCAGATGTGGTATTTGACAATTCATCAGGCTTTAGCTTTACATGTGATTTGAGTGACAACATTGCTGCGCCCTGGCCTTCATCGACTTCAATTACATCCATGTCACTCTGTGCACCCG AGATGTCATTACCAGCACTACCAACTTCACAGACATTGAAAAATATTG GTTGTAATTCTGCCGGAGTGGGATTCCTTGtgattattttttcatttttcatctgCAGTACACTATTGTACTGA
- the LOC130747901 gene encoding protein RETICULATA-RELATED 4, chloroplastic-like → MAMASFSNISARSFSLPTQNHHSSPPPPTLTIISRRRHSSPSLFTSCAPPVSRSPRPHFLHSKNSRIFSAGNGGGGTGGGDGGGGGGGGGGDGESEDRDRNRGEALLVLAEVGKPLEYLPADLAAAMEAGRIPGSIVKRYFELEKSAVFRWLLNFGGFKERLLADDLFLAKVAMECGVGIFTKTAAELEKRKENFTKELDFVCADVVMAIVADFMLVWLPAPTVSLRPPLAVSAGTIAKFFYGCPDNAFQVALAGTSFTLIQRIGAIVRNGAKLFAVGTGASLIGTGVTNGLINARKVVDKSFADEAEDIPIVSTSIAYGVYMAVSSNLRYQILAGVIEQRILEPLLHKHKLMLSAICFAVRTGNTFLGSLLWVDYARWVGVQKIRD, encoded by the exons ATGGCCATGGCTTCCTTCTCCAACATCTCCGCGCGTTCCTTCTCTCTCCCAACCCAAAACCACCACTCTTCTCCGCCGCCACCAACTCTCACCATCATATCCCGCCGTCGACATTCTTCTCCGAGCCTCTTCACTTCCTGTGCTCCTCCTGTTTCCCGATCCCCACGTCCtcactttctccactcaaagaaTTCCCGCATTTTTTCAGCCGGGAACGGCGGAGGCGGAACCGGCGGAGGAGacggaggtggaggtggaggcggAGGCGGTGGCGATGGTGAATCGGAGGACAGGGATCGCAACAGAGGAGAGGCGCTGCTGGTTCTCGCGGAGGTCGGGAAGCCGCTGGAGTATTTGCCGGCTGATTTAGCGGCGGCGATGGAGGCGGGGCGGATTCCGGGGTCAATTGTGAAGAGGTACTTCGAGCTCGAGAAATCGGCGGTGTTCCGGTGGCTGCTCAACTTCGGTGGGTTCAAGGAGAGGTTGCTGGCGGATGATTTGTTCCTCGCCAAGGTTGCCATGGAGTGTGGTGTTGGGATCTTCACAAAG ACAGCTGCGGAGTTGGAGAAGCGCAAAGAAAATTTCACAAAGGAGCTTGATTTTGTTTGTGCTGATGTG GTAATGGCCATTGTGGCAGATTTTATGCTTGTGTGGCTTCCTGCTCCCACAGTTTCTCTCCGACCACCACTTGCTGTTAGTGCTGGAACTATTGCCAAATTCTTCTATGGCTGCCCTGATAATGCTTTCCAG GTGGCTTTGGCTGGAACCTCTTTTACACTTATACAGAGAATAGGTGCTATAGTG CGTAATGGAGCAAAGCTTTTCGCAGTTGGGACTGGTGCATCACTG ATTGGTACAGGAGTAACAAATGGCTTGATTAATGCACGAAAAGTCGTTGATAAGTCTTTTGCTGATGAGGCTGAGGACATACCAATAGTATCAACAAGTATCGCCTATGGGGTTTACATGGCAGTATCTAGCAATCTAAG GTACCAAATACTAGCTGGAGTTATTGAACAACGAATTCTAGAACCGTTGCTGCACAAGCACAAGCTCATGCTAAGTGCAATTTGCTTTGCTGTTAGAACTGGAAATACATTCTTGGGCTCACTATT GTGGGTGGATTATGCTCGCTGGGTTGGGGTCCAGAAGATACGCGATTAG
- the LOC130747903 gene encoding pentatricopeptide repeat-containing protein At1g34160 yields the protein MTSQFQFQLDSLFQRCHSLIHIKQLQAHLITTGKFHFHPSRTKLLELCAISPAADLSFAAQIFRRIQNPSTNDWNAVLRGLAMSPQPTQAISWYRSVSRSPQKVDALTCSFALKGCARALTFSEATQIHSQVLRFGFDADTLLVTTLLDVYAKTGDLDAAQKVFDEMPKRDIASWNAMISGLAQGSRPNEAIALFKRMKEEGWRPNDVTVLGALSACSQLGALKQGEIVHGYIVDEKLDMNVIVCNAVIDMYSKCGFVDKAYSVFQNMSCTKSLITWNTMIMAFAMNGDGYKALDLLDQMALDGVHPDAVSYLAALCACNHAGLVEEGVRLFDLMKGSVVKPNMKHYGSVVDLLGRAGRIKEAYDTINSMPMLPDVVLWQSLLGASKTYGNVEMAEMASRKLVEMGSNSCGDFVLLSNVYAARQRWHDVKRVREAMITKDVRKVPGFSYTEIDCKIHKFINGDQSHPNWKEIYAKMDEIKFRIKAYGYTAKTDLVLHDIGEEDKDNALNYHSEKLAVAYGLISTVNGTPIQVIKNLRICGDCHTVIKIISNIYNREIIVRDRARFHRFKGGVCSCRDYW from the coding sequence ATGACATCTCAGTTTCAGTTTCAGCTGGATTCATTGTTTCAGAGATGTCACTCTCTCATTCACATCAAGCAGCTTCAAGCCCATCTCATCACCACCGGAAAATTCCACTTTCACCCTTCCCGCACCAAGCTTCTCGAACTCTGCGCCATCTCCCCCGCCGCCGACCTCTCCTTCGCCGCCCAAATCTTCCGCCGAATCCAAAATCCctccaccaacgactggaatGCCGTTCTTCGTGGCCTCGCCATGAGTCCCCAACCCACGCAGGCCATATCGTGGTACCGCAGCGTGTCACGCAGTCCCCAAAAGGTGGACGCGTTGACATGCTCCTTCGCTCTCAAGGGTTGCGCGCGCGCATTGACTTTCTCCGAGGCCACCCAGATTCATTCTCAGGTTCTGCGTTTCGGGTTTGATGCGGACACTTTGTTGGTCACCACTTTGTTGGATGTGTATGCGAAAACCGGTGATCTTGATGCTGCACAGaaggtgtttgatgaaatgccaAAGCGGGACATTGCTTCCTGGAATGCTATGATTTCTGGGTTGGCGCAAGGGAGCCGACCCAATGAAGCTATTGCATTGTTTAAAAGGATGAAGGAAGAGGGGTGGAGGCCCAATGATGTAACTGTTCTCGGTGCTCTCTCTGCTTGTTCGCAATTGGGTGCTTTGAAGCAGGGTGAGATTGTTCATGGGTATATAGTGGATGAGAAGCTAGACATGAATGTCATTGTTTGTAACGCGGTAATTGATATGTATTCAAAGTGTGGGTTTGTTGATAAAGCTTATTCAGTCTTTCAGAACATGAGTTGCACCAAGAGTCTTATCACATGGAATACTATGATCATGGCGTTTGCAATGAATGGTGATGGATATAAGGCACTTGATCTGTTGGATCAAATGGCTCTAGATGGAGTGCATCCTGATGCGGTTTCTTATCTTGCTGCATTGTGTGCATGCAACCATGCTGGCTTGGTGGAAGAAGGGGTTAGATTGTTTGATTTGATGAAGGGATCTGTGGTGAAACCTAATATGAAACATTACGGGAGTGTTGTTGATTTGCTGGGTCGAGCCGGAAGGATCAAGGAAGCATATGATACTATAAACTCCATGCCTATGTTGCCTGATGTAGTACTCTGGCAGAGTTTGCTTGGGGCTAGCAAGACTTATGGGAATGTGGAAATGGCAGAGATGGCATCGAGGAAGCTGGTGGAGATGGGATCTAACAGCTGTGGGGATTTTGTCTTGTTATCGAACGTTTACGCTGCGCGACAGAGGTGGCATGATGTAAAGAGGGTGAGAGAAGCCATGATAACTAAAGATGTGAGGAAAGTGCCTGGATTTAGCTACACTGAAATAGATTGCAAGATACACAAGTTTATAAATGGTGATCAGAGTCACCCAAATTGGAAAGAGATTTATGCGAAGATGGATGAGatcaagtttaggattaaagCCTACGGATATACAGCTAAGACTGATCTTGTGTTGCATGATATAGGGGAGGAGGACAAGGATAATGCTTTGAATTATCACAGTGAGAAGTTAGCTGTGGCATATGGTTTAATTAGCACAGTTAATGGGACACCAATTCAAGTCATAAAGAACCTTAGAATATGTGGGGATTGTCATACTGTGATAAAAATTAtatcaaatatttataataGGGAGATCATTGTGCGGGATCGAGCGCGATTTCACAGATTTAAAGGGGGAGTGTGTTCTTGTAGAGATTATTGGTAA